The following coding sequences lie in one Myxococcus xanthus genomic window:
- a CDS encoding RNA polymerase sigma factor — MLPGNDRSVLEAFRRGETSVLTQVYRTYSPEVLRYLSRKFAVGTDGGTRTAALSALDLDAAHQETFVRAFRPNMRQAYDGVRPYLGFLLTVARSTAIDLMRASGRVSREAVPMDDAPELTHLPTEGRTPEEEALSTEVRDLVRAFLDTLTDEGRALAQLRFVEGLSQESAAQQLQLTRGEVRVRERRMRTQFTEHLKDSGWLDASAEPGRMELGVLLASLALCAIGSMPS, encoded by the coding sequence GTGCTGCCTGGAAACGACCGGTCCGTCTTGGAGGCTTTCCGCCGGGGGGAGACGTCCGTCCTCACGCAGGTGTACCGGACCTATTCGCCGGAGGTGCTCCGCTACCTCTCGCGAAAGTTCGCGGTGGGCACGGACGGGGGGACGCGGACCGCCGCGTTGTCCGCGCTGGATTTGGACGCCGCCCATCAAGAGACGTTCGTCCGGGCCTTCCGGCCCAACATGCGGCAGGCCTACGACGGGGTTCGCCCCTACCTGGGCTTCCTCCTCACGGTGGCGCGCTCGACGGCCATCGACCTGATGCGCGCATCGGGACGCGTGTCCCGCGAGGCCGTCCCCATGGACGACGCGCCCGAGCTGACACACCTGCCCACCGAGGGCCGGACGCCAGAAGAAGAGGCCCTCAGCACCGAAGTGCGCGACCTGGTCCGCGCCTTCCTCGACACACTCACGGACGAAGGCCGCGCCCTGGCGCAGCTGCGTTTCGTGGAAGGACTTTCGCAGGAATCCGCCGCCCAGCAACTCCAGCTCACCCGAGGCGAAGTCCGGGTGCGCGAGCGGCGGATGCGGACGCAGTTCACCGAGCATTTGAAGGACTCGGGCTGGCTGGACGCATCGGCCGAGCCCGGGCGGATGGAGCTGGGAGTCCTCCTGGCCTCGCTCGCCCTGTGCGCAATAGGGAGCATGCCCTCATGA